From the Candidozyma auris chromosome 2, complete sequence genome, the window ACCTTGCTCGTATGTAAATGAGGATATTCAACCCCTGCCTTTAGAGGCCAATAACAGACAGCTAGATGTTGGGTGGCTCATGACTGAGATATAAATTTCACTACAGAGCCTACTGTAAAAGTCTGCTGTTTTGTGTTCCATGGAGATATGGAAAGATCACATTACAGCACCCAACAACATGTTTTCCAATCTGGTGATTCAGATGAGCCCTCAAACGGCTATGCCCAAGCTTCGGCTTGAAGTGCGACGGAAAACTTTCTGCGAGTACATTTAGCTCACCGGTTACCATGGAGGCCGAGACGGGAAAGCGATGTTTTGTCGTTCTTGGCACTCATGGTAGCACGGATGGCTGGAAGTTGTATTGTGCGTCTATTGAGCAGAAAACCGATGGCCTTTAATACTAACATCTCAGGTCGTACCGATGCTCCATTTAACAAGGTTATCTTGAGATCTTTGTTCTTGTCCAAGATCAACAGACCACCAGTGTCGCTCTCCAGAGTTAACAACACCTTGAAGCAGAAGGGTGCTGCTGACAAGACtgtcgttgttgttggtACCGTCACCGACGACGTCAGATTGTTGGAGTTCCCCAAGGCCACTGTCGCTGCTTTGAGATTCACTGCCTCTGCCAAGGCTAGAATCATCAAGGCTGGTGGTGAGGCTATCACCTTGGACCAGTTGGCTGTCAGAGCTCCAAAGGGTCAGAACACCTTGATCATCAGAGGTCCAAGAAACGCTAGAGAGGCCGTCAGACACTTCGGTTTCGGTCCTCACAAGAACAAGGCTCCAAGAATCCTTTCTAAGGGTAGAAAGTTCGAGAGAGCCAGAGGTAGAAGAAGATCTAGAGGTTTCAAGGTCTAAGCTAGCTTTGTATATCTTTAGTTCTTATCTCACGGTTCTCCTCATTGTATTTAATGGAATAATAACGAAAATATAAGTTGAAGAACTATTGTATGAGTAGGATAAGACAAACGAAGAAATGGTTTTGTCGAATTACCACGACGTCTTTAGAGGCGTTGCTATTACTGGGTGTATTACATGGTACCCAACATTATATTATTTTGTAGTCGACTTAATTGCTACGATCACCTAACACCTCGATACCTCTTGAGTTTATTGGAACCAATGAATGATACTAGGTACTCACAACGCAGTATAGCTCTACTTAGAAGTGTGTGAACCAGTTCATTGGCGACCTGCCTGTGCTTGTGGGCTCGAGCAGGACCGGGAGTACGAGTGGGATGCCCTGATTGGAGACGAGTTTTTGACTGGTGTGGGCCACAACACAGGTGTCTTGGACTTTCAGGGGCCATTCAACCAAAAGTTGCCCAATACCTCTCAAGCCAATGAGTATTGCAAAATGTTGAACTATTAGAGATCACGTCGTAGTCAATTATGGGATtgtgcattttgcagccatttctgaTCGCGATTGTATGTGATCGGTAACGTGACTATTGTGACTGCTGTGATGTATTGGCGTGTGCTGCATACAATACCGCTTGAAATCGCACTATGGTCTGtgtctcttcaagtactaGGCTCTATACCAGTACTACGTGAGACTATAGGGTTTACCTGCAGTGCTGAAAACTTTCTCAcccaccaaaaaaaaaaacgaaaatTTCTCCAAGTTTCGCCCATCACAGTCCTTGAATATCATCAGCATGCCAGGTGTTTCCGTAAGGTATGTTTCTGCGTCACTTAAGATCCCATGAAGCACATTGTTGAGACCCAATCCTTTCAATAATCCATAATCTTTTTCCTGACTCCCAAGTCAAGAGCATCAATTGAGGCATCCATATTACAGACCATACAAGAGCCAATATAATTCAGGCCAAATAAGGCTCGTACTACTGTCCCGCTTTCTATTGTCAATTTGTGCTTCCTTTAATGAGTCAATACTAACAGTTTTAGAGACGTTCCAGCTCAAGACTTCATCAACGCCTACGCTCAGTTCTTGCAGCGTCAGGGTAAGTTGGAAGTTCCAGGTTACGTTGAGCTCGTTAAGACCTCCGCTGGTAACGAGTTGCCACCCCAGGAATCCGAGACCTGGTTCTACAAGAGAGCTGCTTCCGCTGCTAGACACATCTACTTGAGAAAGCACGTTGGTGTCGGtaagttgaacaagttgtaCGGTGGTTCCATCAACAGAGGTTTCAGACCACACAAGCACGCCGACGCTTCTGGAtccatcaacagaaaggTTGTGCaggctttggagaagattggtgttgttgagaTTTCTCCAAAGGGTGGTAGAAAGATCTCTGAGAACGGTCAGAGAGACTTGGACCGTATTGCTGCTCAaactttggaagaagatgacgagTAAGCCAAGGGCACCCTTATTTTGGTTACTGACATAATGTCTCCACCTTTGTACTCTAATAAAGAAATCGCATCGTAAAAGCTTGATTTATTCGTACTTTTAAACTATAGCAAGAGTTCTTTGAGCAATTTCATTAGCCTCACTTTCTTGGAATTTGGTCAAAACGCTTTCCTTTAGCCCAAACCATTGAAGAGGTGGTTTATTTGGAAGGTTACTTATCCACTTCCTAATAGCTTGTGAACTACCCTCCGGAGGCAACTTCAACAGATCAGTGTATGGCATTATgaaatcttcatcaaaaatgttCTCTTTAAATAATTCCTGGGCAAGTAACTTGCAGAATTGgcaatctttttcatttgcaATTTTCCCACCGTAAATAATTGTCCCAATCATGGTGGTGATTTCTGTCCAAGGAATCTCGTCTGGTCGAATAGTATGTTTGCCTTGaaagtcgttgaagatgCTCTTTATATAGAAGCTCGATGATGCAAGATCATTATCATTGATGTCGAACTTCTCAGCAAACGAAACTGGAACAAACTTAAgctgttcttgaagaacggCCTGATACCAACTTAGCATCAACACGATGATGTGCGTCACACTCAATGAACTTCCAGTTTGCTTCAAAATATACTCAAAGCTATCCAAGAGAGTCTTTTTGAACATGGGGGCCTCTTCATACGTCAATACTGATGAATTTGCGATCAATGATGAAGGAATATTAGCTGAGTCCAACAGACATGTGAGGAACAACACGAATTGCTCGTGTTTGCTCGTGGAGTTAATTTTGACTTCAATGTCGTTGAGCAAGGTGCTTCCCATGTGTACATTCTGAAGCAAAATCCAAGCTCCTCCGTTCATTGCgtcttcaagctcattcaTGGCAatttctgctgcttcactGGTTCCCATGGCAACCACTTTCAAAACTCGACTATTTGCTGCAGCCAACCGCTGAATTTTGGAAGTCAGCTCGATATGGCGGGTTTCTGCAATAAGAATCAATTTGTTGTCTTGCAAAAGTAATTCTGGCAAATCAAGAATAAATCTTTGATCAAATGAGAATCCAAATGCTGCTTCCATCATCCCTTCGAACACAATTGTCCATGGCTCAACAGAACCGAGTAACTTCTTGACGAGAGGTGAAACTAATGAAAGCGCTTTGGTTTCTTTCTCACTATCAACGATACGTGACCAATAAGAGAGATCTAATTGATCTGTCAACTCGATTGAAAGGAGCTCCAGCAAAGTCTGCACTAAAGACTGATTTGCATCTTCGACGTTAACAATTGATAAGACTCTCTTCGTGGCACTTCTCACACAGTCCCCCTCACTGATTGAAGCAAAAGTTATCGCTAAAGCTAAAGCAAATGTTATCCTGTCCATATTCCTCAAAGACGGAGCATAGCAGGCGAACACAGATCTATAGATCTGCATAACCATGGTCCGAATATCCAAATCTTCACCCTGCTGATGAAGAACCGTCTTGAATATCTGGACAAGCGTTTTAGATGAAATGGTATAGAATGTTGAGAAGTGTGACAACTTCTGTATGACACCAAAAATTCCACTCAAGTGAATTGCAGCCTCGTGAAACGAGCTTCTTATTTCATCACACTTTCTCAATACACTCTCAGACTCGTGAAATCGAGTATCAAGATCTGTtgactttgacttcaagCCTTCAAGGGCATCTATAGCATTATCGTCATCCAAAAGCACTCCATCCGCATTATTGAGTGTTGCAAGAACCTGTTGACGATACTTGTGGCTCTTGATATGATAGTCACTTTGTAAGAACACGATTTCCTTTCGCTTTTCGTATATGGTGGGTTGTGTGTACTCTAGACACGAATCGAGAGCTTGATCCTCGAGTATACTACTCGTCACAGTGAAGTTGATAATTGTGACCCTCGATTTTAATGACGATGGAACAGTGCACGACAGATCACTCGAAAAGAATATGATCTTGAATTTGTCCAGAAAGTCCACCATTTTGTTCCCGACTTGAACCATCCTTCTCCCACCAGTATATGAGTACTCTTTGCGTAAAATAGGATCCAAAACTGGGTCGTAAAGCTCGGCATGTGCTATCAAAACGCTGCCTCCAAATCTCATGGCATCCTCTACCTTTCTCAAAAATGATTTGTCAAGGAAAGTAGTTTTGACAGTATTCTCTATATTCGCAGAATTTGCCAAAATTTCCCAAACTTCTTCGCTAGGAtcgatgatgaaggtgaagtcAGACCACTTCTTTATTGTAAAATTTTGATCATATAGATTATCTAGTGGCACTTTATCATTGCTCCACTCTGCGATGTCATCCAACGTTGCTAAAAACGATATTGGAGACAAAAACTTGTCAAATGGAATGCACAAACTAGTCAACTGCTGTCTCCAACCCTCAAGAATTGCGTTTCTGGATTTCTGATCTTTGTCCCCACAGTAGATCGCGAATGCAGACGATAAGACGGCATTACCGACAATCACATCCCTATCTTTATCGCATTGTTTTATGCCACTCTCCcatctctctctctccGTAGTCAAACTCTCGATAACATGAGCACTtctcttgagcttcttttcaattgtCTCCATATCGACTCTTACTCTTTCAGCTTCACGAATTAATTCGGTGTATCGTTTCTTGGAAGTACTtatgctttcttcaagttccCGGATCATCTCAGCGATCGCTATCAATTGGGCTTTGGACTTTCGAGCTGCTTGTTCCAACAACTCcatttcttgcttgagtGGTAAGACATTCTCCAAAATAGAGTAATATTTGAGCTGAGCTATGACCCATTGCAATAGAGGGCCACAAGCTTTACTGGCTCTATCGACTGTTTCATAATTGTAGTCGGGTCGGCTGAGATAAACCCTCTCCATGTATTCGCTTAACTCCAGGGTGAGTTGAACCTCACTATCAAACGAAACAATGCTCGCAATGAAGTCGTCTTTTCTGacaacaagttgaacatCCCTCCATGATTTTACGTCATAGCCAAGAAGCACACAGACAGATTCCATTGTCATTTTGACCGCCGCAGGAGGATTCGACATGCTTCGCATCTCTGTCAAGTGTTGCTTCTTAATGTTCTGGACGCCTCTCGATGCTTTTAGTACTTCAGGTTCAGCAATTTCTAGGTCGTGCAGCACCACAGCACGTCTTTTATTGATCTGAGCTTCttgcttttcaagttcaacttgtGTTGCTACGGAGAACTCCCTCTTCCGTTCAGCTTCATTTTGGTTCAGAATCATCTCATCCAACATCCTTTTAGCATCcgcttcttttgcttgtAAATTAATTTGCTTCTCGGAAAGTAGTTTTTTCATTGAAGTCATCTCAAGAACGGTTTCCTTCAATCTGTCCAACCCGCTGGTGAGTTGCCTTTTATTGTCATCTAATTCATTCTGCTTCCGCAGTAGTAGacacttgaacaagtcaaCGAACCTGAGAAATTGATTTGGGTAAGATTTTGTGCTTTGGTGGAGAATGATACTGGCTCTCATGACCGCATCCCTAATAGTGTTCACCGCAAACCTGCTAGAATCGACAGACTTTGGCTCGTACGGCGAGGAATCTAGAGCTATACCTTGAAGTTTTTTCTGCACAATCTCCAACAAAGTGGAATCAGACCAGTCACCCATCCAACTGAGAACACATCTGTTGAAAAGAGCAGGTGAGGAATTCACTTGTACGCGATTATCAACACCAACATCGCTTAATGTGAAAACAACATGCAAATTTAAGGATACTTGATTTGTGAACCAAGCATACAACTCGTCTTCGTTATCTAACAACAAGCCCTGTGATGAGGATTCAGCTGCACACAGCTTGATAAGGGAAGCATAGTCGTCACCTTCAAACAAACCAGGAATTTCTGAATTTGCCAAGAGAGTGTTCATACGCTCGATGAAGGTAGCTTCAAGTAAACTTGACTCGTCAATGATGAAGCAGATCTTATCTCCGTGTAAGCAAGAAATGAGAACCTCTTTTAGCTTCCGTTGAAAATTCTCGACAGTGAAGCCCTTGTGTACCCTCAACTGAACAATCTTGATGCCATTCATCCACGCGACAAACTTGGTGAGTGTTGTCTTCCCACTTGTGCAAGGGCCAATAAGAATCATGTGGCCCTGGTGCTGCCTAAGAACCCTGTCAATTCGCAATATATGATCAAGCATATCATCAAATAAAATCAATTCAAGATCGAGTTCCTCTTCACTGAACACTCGAGATCTTTCACGAACGAAGTCAGCCAACTCGCCTACAGAAACCGGCTCGTAGCGCAGAGTAAGCCAGTCTGAGAAAAGAACAGGCTCTTTTAAAGTAGATTCGACATTAATGTGAGGATAATATTTTCTCGCTGTATTGAGAAATAGCGTTTTTGTCCACACTTTATCATGCTCGTCGCTGAGCCTGTCGAAAAAAAGACGGAGGCCTTCGTGATACCATAAACGAACTAGAGGCTCTATCTTTGTGTAGTCGGCAGAAGAAACTGTCTTCAAGATACCCCTGCACCACCTCGTGAGTTCACGGGGAGAGTAGACATAGTGACTTTTCATATCACGCGTAAGATGACGTTGAGACTCGAAGTAAACATCTAGCATAGCAGCTGTCAATTCACCAGAGAAGCCCCGAAGATCAGGAGCACATTTCAATGTGGCTCGATTCATTGTTTCATAAATTTGCATCATAGAGGATCTTCCGGGATAGTCGACCATCACAACACAAGCATGTCTTAAAAATCTTTCTGCCAATTGACTTCTACCAGGATCTTCTGGATCGTTACATGCTCCAACAAATTGAACCTTCTCCAAGGAAACCCACTCCCTATGCTTGGAGCTCCAGAACCCATGACGTTCCACCATAAGTCGAAGTAATGCAATTACTCTTTGAGTTCCAAACTCGTCCTCCGAGGGCAAGTTTATTTCGTCACAAAATACGACACACCATTTGCCATCCACTTTTGGAGCGAGCTTTAGTCCTCTGTTTGATCTTCTGTATTCACAATTTTGCTCAAGCAGGCTTACGAAAACCTCCGGAGAGgtctctttggagaagttaAGTGAGATCAAATCCAAGTTAGGCAGCTTCCTGAGTGCCTTCAAGAATGTCATCGTTTTACCGGAACCCGGAGGGCCACATAATATCAAGGGAGTGTGGCGATTGATAAGCGAGTGTATCAAATTTTCGTGAACTACCGTGTCCACTGTAGGTATTATCGTGCTAGGGTCCAATACTTGGTGTGGATCTAAATCGAGGGTCTGGACATTATCTTGCCAAGAAGTCCAGCGAGAATCCTTTACTGATACTCGATACTCAATAACATCGGGAGGAATCTCGAGATGAGAGAATTCCATGAATGATGCAGCCTTCTGAATATACAAACTGCGCTGTTGGGCTGGACAATCACCACTAAACGCCCAGATTGCCGATAAAAAAAGTGATTTCAAGACATATTCACCCAACAATTCATCGACTAATATCTGATGCTTTGCTTCGAAATTAAGCAAGTTTGATATGTGAGTTGAATAGAAGGTGCAGAAGGTGTGCACTGCTCTCAATCGACTGAACCTCATTATGTGCTTGAATTCCCCTGCAGCATCAATAGCTTTAGAGAAAAATTGGTCCGTCAAGATATCTGAAGAATCAGCGATATTCTTTTGTAGATCCATTCTCTCATAGGAGGGTATATCTTTCTCAATACCTTCCCATTCATTGAAGCGAAGATCAAATAAGAATTTCTTCCAGACCATCATAGGTTTTAATTCCGATGGGTCAAACCATATCATCCCACAACGGCTGATGGTTGCAAGTGTAGCATTTTCTAAATtgtcaacttcaaaaacaatttTCAAATTATCCGATAGTTCAAGACGCTCGCCATTTGGAAGCGTTAAAACCTTGttatcatcaagaacactGTTAAGATTTTCTGCCCAAATAGGATCTATGTCACCATCGAAAATGACCCAGACACGATGCGACCTCTCGCCCTTCATATTTGAAAGATTTGTTCGTAATATATTTGTGAAAAGACCATCGGTCCACTCGCGGGTGATGGGATCGAGAGATCCAAAGAtttcatcttttgaaagagccTTGCAATCCATAACGAAAGTCTTGTGTGTTGTCTTTTCGAAAGCTGACATAGCATTCAATGTATGCCTTAATATGGTAGATTTTCCTGAACCCAGCTCCCCAACTAAAATAATACCATGATGACTTCTCAGGATCAGGATTATTTGAGAGGCCTTGAGAAGGAAGTTTTGTGATACAGCTAAACCCTCGCCCGAAGCATTTGCCTCAATCTTGCGAATCAAGTCCTGTTCTTCGGAGACATCGTCATTCAAGTTTGTGAAAAACTTGCTCATGGCATCATCGAATACTGAAACATCTTGCGGAATTAGTCTGGGAGAGACAGATGCTTTCAAGCATGACTTCAATATTGacttttcctcctcgatAGTACCGCTTGACGAAGATTCACTCAAACCTTGTCGTTTCTCTCCACACATCCGTAAGGTGCTTTTTATTGCCCTGAGTCCGAAATCATAGTGTCGTTGGCTTGTtgacttgatcttcaactcctcaaaaGTGCTCACTATGAGCTTTGAAAGTGTTTCAGTGTGAACAAGCTGTTGTGACGTGAGAATTATGTCCGCAATTAGCTCCAAGTCGGGCTTTGCCATCCAAAAGCTGCGAAACAATCTTCTCATACTTTCAGGCATTTCGTTTCTGCCCGCATAGCCGGGATTCATGGTCACAAAGAGACCTGTATTTGGATGGACTCGAACACTTTTACCTGATATCATTATGTCTTGCAGATCGCCCCTAAGACCACCCTGTATAGCCTCGATCTGGGGAGAAAGTGCACTCATTATTGTGGTATTGAGCCGGTTGAATTCGTCAAAGCAACCCCAGCAGCCAACTTTACTGAGCCCTAAGAGTATCCTACTGATAGACTTATCGTCAAAACCGTCACCACAATTAAAAACGATCACCATTCGGCCTAACGTGTGACCTAGTGCCTTTACGCTCTCAGTTTTACCAGTTCCAGCAGGCCCAACTGGGGAGCCACCCATTCCTTGGCTCAATGCTTGTGTCATCGCCAAAAAGCATTGATCGATTAACGGAGTAATTgcaagcttctccacaacACCACTGTATTCGAAACCGTAGGAGAACTCTTGACGCCCCTGTCTTATTATGACACTTTCAAGTGGAGAGTTTGCCGCGGATGAAAATTCGTATTGTTGTATATTGTTTAATGTTTCTTCTCGCTCTCGTTCGGATCTTCGTATCATTTCAGAGCATATGTCTCTATGATGAATGAGCTCTATAATCAATGCCTCAATTTTTCTGCGATGACGAGGTTCGGAAATGGAAGCAACTTGTTTCACGATTTTTGAGTAGAAGTCAGATAATTGTCTCCAACAGTCACTATCTGTTCGATTCTTTACCTTCTGCGAAAAAAATATATTCAACGATACAAGTAGAGCCTGCGCTGGATACTTGTCGATTATCGCGAATAATGATTTTAATTGACTTGGATTCTTTATTACTTCGCAAACTTCTGAGTATGAGTCTCGAATGTTTTGGGCAATAGTAAGTTTGATTATGTTTTCTAACTCACTCAACCACTGGGTCAAAGTCAGGGACTTAAACAATGATACAGGACTGACTAAACTCAAAAGCTCACCCTCTGGGCTCTTAAGGGCAATGATATCATGTGTATCGTCACCAATTATCAACGACTCGACTCCGAAAAACATCAGCTTGATGTGCTTATTGATTATCTTCACATTTCGCGATCCACCAATAAATTCTAGTAAGTCGTCATTTCCCAAAAAGTAGAATCTTGGGAATATATCTCGTTGCAGCTCAAGATATTGAGTAAGACCTCTCTTCGTGTTTTCCAAACTCActtccatcttcttgaaagctGCTTTCAAATCTCTTATAGATAGAATATCGATCACCAACGTTAAATTATTCACtcttttcatgaaattcaaaaattCGAACGATATGTTGTTGAATCTGGCAGACTCTATCGACATGGAAGCGCTAAGTTCTGGACTGTTTCCGAATACACCCTCGAAATAGGCCCATTTTTTCTGAACCTCGATCCATATATCAAATATGGATAGAAGATCAACGAGCTTGGATTCAAGAGagttccttctttcttcgaattCACCATGAGAAACCAGATGTTTCATACTAGATAACGTGCTTACATGGTCCTGGCATGTATCAAATAGAAAATTCCAATTTCGAACGAGTCGACATTTCCCCTCAAAATCAAACGTTTCAAAGGTAATAGTAGACCACTCCTTTTCAATACTGAGTAATGACTCCTCGATGATTTGTTCCTCCACTGCTTGTTTTAGTATGGAACGTATTGCACTTTCGTGGCCCTTTATATCCAATTCTAACAATTGCAGTACCTTCAATGTGTCATAATCAATGGAGGAAGGAGCATTTAAAGAAGACAAAATCTTATTCCAATGTCTCGTCTTGAGAGCAGCACCTCTGAGCTCGCCTAAAAATATTATACTGGTTGAAAACAAATCAATAgtgtttttcaagttcCCAAACGCTGGATAGTGCCGCACTAAAGCGGGAAGGTTTCTCATCTGTGTCCATAAGTTGTCAAGTTGCAGTTTGACTTTTCTTGGTTGGAAATCTGCCCAGGGTGATTTTCTaatttcttccaaaatatcCCATAAGTCTCGAAGTGAAGTCCAGATGAGTTTCAAATTGTCGAAGTCATCTTGTAGAGGTTGTATCAGCGTCGTCTTCGGGATAACAATATTTAATTGCTGCGCAACACGGATAGCACGCATTTTCGATAGTTCAAAGtcatcaagcttcttctgcgATTTAGCTAAGATTGAAAGCGCTTGACCAGGCTCCATTTCACTCGTAATTTGTCTATTTTTATGCCAATTGTTCATGAACACAGCTAGATTGTTATTGTACTGCTCTATAGCTGTAGACAATCTTTTTTGTACCAAATCGaggttttgaaagatgaaTGAGTCCCCACCAGAAATTAGAGCTTCAAGGTTAGGTATCCTGCTATCAAATTGGTCATAGTGAATCCAACTCGATGGGAGCGTCTGCCTATTTTGGTAAAGAGCCTTTTGACACTCTCTCAATAGACCCTTGTATCTCTTCCAAACTgttacattttttttcgattCAAGCAAGTCCGATGTATATTCCAATAAATCGAACGATGTATTGTCCATGTTCGGTAAATTATTGAATCGCTTTTCGCAAAGCTTCAATTCTGTTAGCATATCAGCACTTATGGACGTGACTCTCGTGGTGAATTGAGAGAACAAAGTCACCCTAAACGCACTGATGGAGTTTTCTAGGTGCTTCCTCACAGCAGAATGCAGAACACTTATAAGACCTCCGATGCTTGTAACGCCTACGGGATCCTCTATAAGCTTCATAAATGATATTATTTCAAGCAAGGAGCTGAGAGCTTGATCAATATTGAGATCGCAGAAAAGCAGTCGATCTTTCGAGTCCACGGTCAAAAGAGATCCAAATTTGTTCCACGCTTCTAAGTGTTTCCCCAAATTCGCATGAATCAATTCTACCTCGTCTAGGGCCTCGCATATCACTTTGCTAAGACCTCGCGGACAAGATGTCCAAATTAGCGAGCTCGACCCATGAATTGTTGTGAATCTTATCTTGCAAAGATCCTCAAGCGATGAATTGATGATCGCAGCAAGTCTCGCTTTCGTCGATTTGATTGGAGGTTCGATGAGAAAATAGCCATTTTCGCATCGGATGAAATGATTCAAAGTAGGAAACCTCATTTTGCTACCTTTCTTACCGTGGACTTCCTTGACGAAGTACTTGAGGTGTTGAGCACACTTTTCACTTAGTGCATTAGCAATAAGTTCTCGAAGCGTATTCTCAAATGAGGCTGTGTATGAAGCATGTGGAAGCAAAGTGACAGCAGTCGAACATACCTCGTCGACAATTTCTTGAATAGTACTCAATTCAAATGCACAGTTCATCAACTTCGAATAAATTTCTCCGTCATACAATTTGCgaaaattttgcaacattCTCGTAGCTTCGTAATGGTTGTATactgcttcttgaaaagcatTGATCTGTTTCAAAGACTTGCATTCTAACAGAACTGAGTTGTTTGAATCATGTTCCTCAAGAAGTATTGCACATTCCGTTTCAACATCATTCCAGCTTAAACTCCTCAAACGGAGCATTCGATGTATTGATTCGTTAGTCATAGAATAAAGAGACGCAAAGAATGCTTCATTGACGAACTCTCCTGTGATTAATTGTAAGAATATCTCCAAGCTTTCTCTTAAAGAAGTTATAATTGGTGTTATTGTCGCAGCCTTTCTCGAGGCGAGAAGAATATCTGTGGGTACCTCGAATCCCGCAGTCTCTAAAAAATACGTCAGACGAGGTAAGGTAAGCAATTGTCGAGGGTACGTCAAGTCAATAGAAATCTCTCGGCATTCGTTTATATGCTTGActtcgaagatgaagcCACTCTTGTTCAAAACGTGTAAAGAACTTCTGTTGGATGATAcccattcttcaaaatcagcaagGCAGTCCAACTTATCGAATATGGCGCGGGTATCATCTTGAATTTGAGATccaattgcaaagaaggacCAATCTTCGCCCAAAGAATGTGTGACGGATTCTATTATAGAATGAAGTCGCGATTTAAGAGATAATTTGTTTTGGATACTATTCAATATAGTGTCGGAGTCCTGTGCAACACTGATATCAAAATCCTGTGCcccttttgaaaaagaggatGCAAGATTAAGCACCTGAGTTCGAGCAACTGCGAGGAATCTAATTTTGTGACTGTCATCAATGAGAGAGACCAAACGGGCCATATTGATTGTATCATTCTGCATTGTTTGAAATAAACCCACAAAATCATCTAAGGTGATACATGAATTCATCTTGTTGTTCGTAGATGATGCCAATATTTGCAGAACGTCGGCATGAACTCGAAGATAGCATGTTTCACTAGCTACCCAAATCAGATGCCCttcatttgaaaaatcgaAACAGTCTGCTGCGATGACATGCTTAAGAAACGCATGTGTTAGTTGATTAGAAAGTTCCTCACTAACAAAAGATCGTGAGATAACCTCTTCAAGCGAGTGGTGCTTCTCTATTAGTTCGCGTAGATGTTCAAGTCTGTCCTGAATTCTATTGATCTTTTCattgttgattttgattaCCATAAACTTCTCTTGGCGCTTACGCATGAGTTCTCTAAGTATGTTGGTCATGCTTTTAATGGAGATGTCTAGAGTCTTGAAAATATTGGTGAGCTGCTTCTCATAAAGTTCCTCGAAGTCATTCAAAGATAGTGCCGCTAATT encodes:
- the RPL18 gene encoding 60S ribosomal protein eL18 is translated as MGKDHVTKQHVKKSQRTAPKSDNAYLKVLVKLYTYLARRTDAPFNKVILRSLFLSKINRPPVSLSRVNNTLKQKGAADKTVVVVGTVTDDVRLLEFPKATVAALRFTASAKARIIKAGGEAITLDQLAVRAPKGQNTLIIRGPRNAREAVRHFGFGPHKNKAPRILSKGRKFERARGRRRSRGFKV
- the RPS19A gene encoding 40S ribosomal protein eS19 translates to MPGVSVRDVPAQDFINAYAQFLQRQGKLEVPGYVELVKTSAGNELPPQESETWFYKRAASAARHIYLRKHVGVGKLNKLYGGSINRGFRPHKHADASGSINRKVVQALEKIGVVEISPKGGRKISENGQRDLDRIAAQTLEEDDE